A genomic region of Arachis stenosperma cultivar V10309 chromosome 9, arast.V10309.gnm1.PFL2, whole genome shotgun sequence contains the following coding sequences:
- the LOC130951118 gene encoding trihelix transcription factor DF1-like has product MQLGDPTVLETSTGEAAAAEGGGEAIGGDEGEKMNFGGGNRWPRQETLALLKIRSDMDSVFRDSSLKGPLWEEVSRKLGELGYHRSAKKCKEKFENVYKYHKRTKENRSGKSEGKIKTYKFFDQLQALENHQFTLSYNPTPKPQPPPTLPTNTLPLLPTRPSDATTTTTTVPSTNPTPPPTTTTTVVTNPNNPSSQQNINNINNTDSRVQHSLPIMNNLFSSTSTSSSTASDEDLEEKYRNKRKWKEYFRRLTRQVLAKQEEMQKRFLEAIDKREREQVAQQDAWRMQEMTRINREHDILVQERSTAAAKDAAVIAFLQKLSGQQQTPPPQPPITVSFGANFFQQPTPTPTPTPTPTPVQVQPPPQPQPQLQPQPQKQLQPPALTNGDSPGPLTSPSSRWPKAEVHALIRLRTSMEPKYQENGPKAPLWEDISAGMQRLGYNRSAKRCKEKWENINKYFKKVKESKKQRREDSKTCPYFHELDALYREKSKGHNTNTFSFHITNKTNEMMMEPLMVQPEQQWRPPPQQQQDKDVDKSNNACHEDDESRKREREYDHEEEEEDDDDDEVVDDDDDGDGDSVEDEGGNRYEIATNKLSSVDAVE; this is encoded by the exons ATGCAGCTAGGAGACCCTACTGTGTTGGAAACCTCCACCGGGGAGGCCGCGGCTGCGGAGGGCGGCGGCGAGGCCATTGGTGGCGATGAGGGTGAGAAGATGAACTTTGGTGGTGGAAACCGGTGGCCCCGGCAAGAAACTTTGGCTCTCTTGAAGATAAGGTCGGATATGGATTCTGTGTTTCGAGATTCAAGTCTCAAGGGTCCACTCTGGGAAGAAGTTTCAAG GAAACTAGGAGAACTTGGATATCATCGAAGCGCAAAGAAGTGTAAAGAGAAATTTGAGAACGTTTATAAGTACCACAAGAGAACGAAAGAGAATCGAAGTGGAAAATCCGAAGGCAAAATCAAAACCTACAAATTCTTTGACCAATTGCAAGCTCTTGAGAATCATCAATTCACTCTTTCATACAACCCTACACCAAAGCCACAACCACCACCCACTTTGCCAACAAACACACTGCCATTATTACCAACAAGGCCTAGTGacgccaccaccaccaccaccactgtTCCATCCACAAACCCTACACCAccaccaaccaccaccacaactGTCGTTACCAACCCTAATAATCCATCGTCAcaacaaaatattaataatatcaataatactGATAGTCGTGTGCAACATTCTTTGCCTATAATGAACAACCTTTTCTCTTCTACCTCGACTTCTTCTTCCACGGCCTCTGACGAGGATTTGGAGGAGAAGTACAGGAATAAGAGAAAATGGAAGGAGTACTTCAGGAGGCTGACTAGGCAGGTGTTGGCGAAGCAGGAGGAGATGCAGAAGAGATTCTTGGAAGCCATAGACAAGAGGGAGAGGGAGCAAGTTGCTCAGCAAGATGCATGGAGGATGCAAGAGATGACTAGGATCAATAGAGAGCACGACATTCTCGTCCAAGAACGATCAACCGCCGCCGCAAAAGACGCCGCCGTTATCGCATTCTTGCAAAAGTTATCCGGCCAACAACAAACTCCACCACCACAACCTCCAATCACAGTTTCCTTTGGAGCCAATTTCTTCCAACAACCAACACCGACACCgacaccaacaccaacaccaacaccggTACAAgtacaaccaccaccacaaccaCAGCCGCAACTGCAACCGCAACCGCAAAAACAATTACAACCTCCAGCATTGACTAACGGTGACAGTCCGGGTCCATTGACGAGTCCATCATCAAGGTGGCCAAAAGCTGAAGTACATGCTTTGATAAGGCTTCGAACGAGCATGGAACCTAAGTATCAGGAGAATGGACCAAAAGCTCCGTTATGGGAGGACATATCAGCGGGGATGCAGAGGCTAGGGTACAACAGAAGCGCCAAGAGGTGCAAGGAGAAGTGGGAGAACATCAACAAGTACTTCAAGAAAGTGAAAGAGAGCAAGAAGCAAAGGCGAGAAGATAGCAAGACTTGTCCCTATTTTCATGAACTCGATGCTCTCTACAGAGAGAAAAGCAAAGGCCACAATACCAACACTTTCTCCTTTCACATCACGAATAAGACCAATGAGATGATGATGGAGCCGTTGATGGTGCAACCCGAGCAGCAATGGAGGCCTCCCCCTCAGCAGCAGCAGGATAAGGATGTGGATAAGAGTAATAATGCATGCCATGAAGATGATGAATctagaaagagagagagagaatatgatcatgaagaagaagaggaggatgatgatgatgatgaagtagtagatgacgatgatgatggtgatggaGATAGTGTGGAAGATGAAGGAGGTAACCGTTACGAGATTGCGACAAATAAACTTTCTTCAGTGGACGCGGTTGAATGA
- the LOC130950348 gene encoding uncharacterized protein LOC130950348, with translation MIIPGPRNPKTRIDVYLQPLIDELKLLWEDGVLTYDIHSKSNFVMRAALLWTINDFPAYGMLSGWMTADRLACPYCMERTKAFQLKNGRKPSWFDCHRQFLPNNHMFRRNKDAFYKNRIERSEPPPRLTGEQIWYIVQNYDKISDVEQLEIEGYGSTHNWTKRSIFWDLPYWRHNLIRHNLDVMHIEKNVFDNIFNTVMDIKEKTKDNAKARMDLSLYCKRKNLELPKQSGGKIIKPKANYTFTLQQKRAICEWVKELRMPDGYVSNLGRCVDMIEGKLYGMKSHDCHIFMERLLPIAFSSLPEQIWKPITELSQFFRDLCSTSLREDVLNKLEENIPIVLCKLERIFPPGFFDSMEHLPIHLPFEALLGGPVQYRWMYPFERFLHHLKKKVKNKAHVEGFIVESYLIEEISYFCEYYFNQTSIDAKQNDEGDDSIEQNLSIFNLPGCLAGECKTRYLDDKEFSAAMNHILINCDEIKPYIEIFVDFICQDHITLSDEQVHDPLNNVTDLNIHSLAWGPLRIVKCWPIYKVNGFKFHTRSHSSEKSTQNYGICVKGTGYGEYENDFYGLLNEIIQFEYTGLPLKRVVLFKCEWFDPTIGKGTKVNKEYGIIQIRKNRRYGKYDPFIIAHKAIQVYFAPHPMSNTKKKAEWWFVFKTKARGEIEIETTEDFAYQEDGTNQSNNHISNDIDIVVDLLDTNSTR, from the exons ATGATTATTCCTGGTCCTCGTAATCCTAAAACCAGGATTGATGTATACCTGCAGCCCTTGATTGATGAGCTAAAACTACTATGGGAAGATGGCGTTTTAACTTATGATATTCATTCCAAGTCAAATTTTGTAATGCGAGCTGCATTGTTGTGGACTATTAATGATTTTCCTGCATATGGAATGTTGTCTGGATGGATGACAGCAGACAGGCTAGCATGTCCATACTGTATGGAACGAACCAAGGCATTCCAATTAAAAAATGGGAGAAAGCCATCATGGTTTGACTGCCACAGACAATTCTTGCCAAATAATCACATGTTTAGAAGAAACAAGGATGCATTCTATAAGAATAGAATTGAGAGATCAGAACCTCCGCCAAGATTGACTGGAGAGCAAATATGGTATATAGTTCAGAATTATGATAAGATAAGTGATGTTGAGCAACTTGAGATAGAAGGATATGGAAGTACGCATAATTGGACCAAAAGAAGCATATTTTGGGATTTGCCTTATTGGCGTCATAATTTAATCCGTCATAACCTTGATGTAATGCATATTGAGAAGAATGTATTTGATAATATATTCAATACTGTCATGGACATCAAAGAGAAGACTAAAGATAATGCAAAGGCTAGAATGGATCTGTCATTATACTGCAAGCGAAAAAATTTAGAACTGCCAAAACAAAGTGGAGGTAAAATTATAAAACCCAAAGCAAACTACACATTTACCCTCCAGCAAAAGAGGGCAATATGTGAATGGGTGAAAGAGTTAAGGATGCCTGATGGGTATGTTTCAAATTTAGGGAGATGTGTTGACATGATAGAGGGCAAGTTATATGGAATGAAAAGTCATGATTGTCATATATTTATGGAACGTTTACTGCCAATTGCTTTTAGTTCATTGCCAGAGCAGATCTGGAAGCCAATAACAGAGTTAAGTCAATTCTTTCGAGATTTGTGCTCAACATCGTTACGAGAAGATGTTCTAAATAAGCTAGAAGAAAATATTCCAATTGTGCTATGCAAGCTAGAACGTATTTTTCCTCCTGGATTTTTTGACTCAATGGAACATCTACCTATTCATTTGCCATTTGAAGCATTGCTTGGTGGTCCTGTGCAATATAGATGGATGTATCCTTTTGAGAG GTTTCTCCATCATCTTAAAAAAAAGGTCAAGAACAAAGCACATGTTGAAGGATTTATCGTTGAATCATACCTAATTGAGGAGATTTCTTACTTTTGTGAGTACTATTTTAACCAAACtagcatcgatgcaaagcaaaatgatgaaggtgatgattcaATTGAGCAAAATTTGTCTATTTTTAATTTGCCTGGTTGTTTGGCTGGTGAATGCAAAACTCGTTATTTAGATGACAAAGAATTCAGTGCAGCCATGAATCATATACTAATAAACTGTGATGAAATTAAGCCATATATTGA GATCTTTGTGGATTTCATATGCCAAGATCATATTACTTTAAGTGATGAACAA GTTCATGATCCTTTAAATAATGTGACAGATTTGAATATTCATTCCTTGGCATGGGGTCCTTTGAGAATTGTTAAATGTTGGCCTATTTACAAAGTCAATGGCTTCAAGTTTCACACAAGATCTCACTCAAGTGAAAAGTCAACTCAAAATTATGGAATATGTGTCAAAGGCACAGGTTATGGTGAATATGAAAATGATTTCTATGGCCTGCTTAATGAAATTATCCAATTTGAGTATACTGGGCTACCACTAAAAAGAGTTGTACTATTTAAATGCGAATGGTTTGATCCCACGATTGGCAAAGGAACAAAGGTAAACAAAGAGTATGGAATCATACAGATTCGAAAGAATCGACGATATGGTAAATATGATCCATTTATCATTGCACATAAAGCAATTCAAGTATATTTTGCACCTCATCCAATGAGCAACACCAAGAAAAAAGCAGAATGGTGGTTTGTATTCAAGACTAAAGCAAGAGGTGAGATTGAGATTGAAACAACGGAGGATTTTGCATATCAAGAAGATGGCACAAATCAATCTAACAATCATATCTCAAATGATATTGatattgttgttgatttactggATACCAATAGTACaagataa
- the LOC130950349 gene encoding uncharacterized protein LOC130950349, producing MDNSSDVPARVQMSGSKKNKKHLSIKVQKTGNKKVISEHKTKFSHSKPTKSRAPVPSHVSKKPSALPPSSSQPPQKFKRNLLSSHADHTPSPSPSPAESPYCSPVQPQSFDNAPNNERNLHHAHSSDKNHHDESLAQEGELVTQEGLLKIEPFGNEFNPCTAVRHVTNAIKSKFSEFCPSWRHASEQMRDLWFTEFKKNCMWEPQHNARIRQIFEIKGSDRLRSLMNQERRNYSKDPNHVPKYIPEPVWRQLLHYFATDSKFKNWSAANTVNRASNDGSSMHTGGSISMGEHARRMEKATGVKPSLEEVYTKCHTKKDKSWIDERSEKVIGEFKKRKTELSQVTLSLDNEEDVEASKESLDIPDDYTVWNEVVTKGKKKAAFGLGSFGLDLSSKLDSRNCSETSKDNLNIEQELHMWKEKAKEQEMINEEQKVKLKDAEHKLKDQGRQLKVQQKRIGSTEKTIHALYKKLNLPLPSTLSDPTEDELWTGSSDDNMSD from the exons ATGGATAACAGTAGCGATGTTCCAGCACGTGTTCAG ATGTCAggttctaaaaaaaataaaaaacacttgTCAATTAAAGTACAAAAGACTGGTAATAAAAAGGTGATTAGTGAACACAAAACTAAGTTTTCACACTCTAAGCCTACAAAATCACGAGCTCCAGTTCCTTCACATGTATCTAAAAAGCCTTCAGCATTACCACCCTCTTCTTCCCAGCCACcacaaaaattcaagagaaattTACTATCTTCCCATGCCGATCATacaccatcaccatcaccatcaccagCTGAATCACCATACTGTTCACCTGTCCAACCTCAGTCATTTGATAATGCTCCTAATAATGAACGAAATTTACATCATGCTCACTCATCGGATAAAAATCATCACGATGAATCTCTTGCTCAAGAAGGTGAACTTGTCACTCAAGAAGGGCTCTTGAAAATAGAGCCTTTTGGCAATGA GTTTAATCCATGTACTGCTGTTCGTCATGTAACAAATGCCATTAAAAGCAAATTTTCAGAATTCTGCCCTTCCTGGAGACATGCTAGTGAGCAAATGCGAGATTTGTGGTTTACTGAATTTAAA AAAAATTGTATGTGGGAACCTCAACACAATGCAAGAATTCGTCAAATTTTTGAGATTAAAGGGAGTGATCGATTAAGATCATTGATGAATCAGGAGAGACGCAATTATTCAAAAGACCCTAACCATGTACCAAAATATATTCCTGAACCCGTTTGGCGTCAACTATTACATTATTTTGCTACAGATTCGAAATTTAAGAACTGGTCAGCAGCAAATACTGTGAATCGAGCATCAAATGATGGAAGTTCCATGCATACTGGTGGTTCCATATCTATGGGTGAACATGCACGCAGAATG GAGAAAGCTACGGGAGTAAAACCTTCTCTAGAGGAGGTTTATACTAAATGCCACACCAAAAAAGACAAAAGTTGGATTGATGAAAGATCTGAGAAAGTCATT GGTGAATTCAAAAAGCGAAAGACAGAACTTTCTCAAGTAACTTTATCCTTGGATAATGAGGAAGATGTTGAGGCATCTAAGGAAAGCCTAGATATACCAGATGATTATACTGTTTGGAATGAAGTTGTGACAAAGGGAAAAAAGAAAGCTGCTTTTGGCTTAGGCTCTTTTGGTTTAGATCTCTCTTCAAAGTTGGATTCCAGAAATTGTTCAGAGACATCTAAAGACAATCTAAATATTGAGCAAGAACTTCACATgtggaaagaaaaagcaaaggAGCAAGAAATGATCAATGAAGAGCAAAAGGTTAAGTTGAAAGATGCTGAGCACAAGTTAAAAGATCAAGGACGTCAACTAAAAGTTCAACAGAAAAGAATTGGTTCTACTGAAAAGACAATTCATGCTTTGTATAAAAAGTTGAATCTCCCACTTCCTTCAACCTTGTCTGATCCTACGGAAGATGAGCTTTGGACAGGCTCTAGTGATGATAACATGAGTGATTGA